In methanogenic archaeon ISO4-H5, the following are encoded in one genomic region:
- a CDS encoding Zn-dependent hydrolase produces the protein MVDPHDGKSIGIFPPKVSSKLALCTHNTFDRNAFRVITGKHKDFICERGDFEENGFKFTGLPSFSDDRMGELRGANTIYRFSMDGISIAMCGCLGDIPLDWVMERLKGVDLLFVPVGEHWTLPIEKVREFIDKIGPKVVVPTDYKVGGITLPLSPLNTFTDGCRNEVVHVGNAIDLESDDITDFTGVWVFDR, from the coding sequence GTGGTGGATCCGCATGACGGCAAGTCCATCGGGATCTTCCCGCCCAAGGTTTCTTCCAAACTGGCACTATGCACCCACAACACATTCGACCGTAATGCATTCAGGGTCATCACCGGAAAACACAAGGATTTTATCTGCGAAAGGGGCGATTTCGAGGAGAACGGTTTCAAATTCACCGGTCTGCCCTCATTCAGCGACGACCGCATGGGAGAACTGCGCGGTGCCAACACGATCTACCGCTTCTCCATGGACGGAATAAGCATCGCGATGTGCGGATGTCTGGGAGATATTCCCCTCGACTGGGTCATGGAACGTCTGAAAGGTGTCGACCTCCTTTTCGTTCCCGTCGGGGAGCATTGGACCCTGCCCATCGAGAAGGTGAGGGAGTTCATCGACAAGATCGGACCCAAGGTTGTCGTACCTACGGACTACAAGGTCGGAGGCATCACGCTCCCGCTTTCGCCGCTCAATACGTTCACGGACGGATGCAGGAACGAAGTGGTCCATGTCGGCAATGCCATCGATCTCGAATCGGATGACATCACTGATTTCACAGGCGTCTGGGTATTCGACCGCTGA
- a CDS encoding transmembrane protein, producing the protein MEKTLILVIDRDNDYGEKAGVVSPVIGYEECKKAALALGIADPEDSDTNGLLGALHLYNELKNERGAGGVEVALLCGDKKVGHHSDQILVQQLESVLSEVKPDNAHLVSDGAEDEYIGPIIRSRISIDHVERVIVQQTPRVENTIYILKRAMDDPEKRQRFIGPISWVLILIALMFLISNFAVAESFNRFLAISVIPVFVFAVGLILAIYSYNLVDRANDWYDRWKQRARHGSIQMVFVVAGGLVGIVGFVISLFSVGEVYTERTTQAVVLFLINFLWFGVFAVLIYVFGAILDGYIYSRKLKYILITIILNLVSMGLIANGILDYLMAYVGLYHTENLVIVVEIAAGFMMTIVASVLQVKVRKIYYRSVPSDRGAPADEIQ; encoded by the coding sequence ATGGAGAAGACACTGATCCTCGTCATCGACAGGGACAACGACTACGGTGAGAAGGCCGGGGTCGTCTCTCCGGTTATCGGGTACGAAGAATGCAAGAAGGCAGCTTTAGCCCTAGGCATTGCGGACCCGGAGGATTCCGATACCAACGGACTCCTCGGTGCGCTCCATCTCTACAACGAGCTCAAGAATGAGCGCGGAGCCGGCGGCGTCGAAGTCGCCCTGCTCTGCGGTGACAAGAAGGTCGGACACCACTCCGACCAGATTCTCGTCCAGCAGCTAGAATCGGTTCTCTCCGAGGTGAAGCCCGACAATGCCCACCTGGTCAGCGACGGTGCCGAAGATGAGTATATCGGCCCTATCATCCGCAGCCGTATCAGCATCGACCATGTTGAAAGGGTCATCGTCCAGCAGACTCCCAGAGTCGAGAACACTATCTACATACTGAAGCGTGCTATGGACGATCCCGAGAAGCGTCAGCGTTTCATCGGCCCTATCAGCTGGGTCCTGATCCTCATCGCACTGATGTTCCTCATCTCGAACTTCGCTGTGGCGGAATCATTCAACCGTTTCCTGGCGATCTCGGTCATCCCGGTGTTTGTCTTTGCCGTCGGTCTGATTTTGGCAATCTATTCATACAATCTGGTCGACCGTGCCAATGACTGGTATGACCGCTGGAAGCAGAGGGCCCGCCATGGAAGCATCCAGATGGTATTCGTGGTCGCAGGAGGACTTGTGGGAATCGTGGGATTCGTCATCTCGCTCTTCTCCGTGGGAGAAGTATACACAGAACGCACCACGCAGGCCGTCGTGCTGTTCCTCATCAATTTCCTTTGGTTCGGTGTTTTCGCCGTTCTCATCTATGTTTTCGGAGCAATCCTGGACGGATACATCTACTCCCGCAAGCTGAAGTACATCCTCATCACGATCATTCTCAATCTCGTATCTATGGGACTCATCGCCAACGGAATCTTGGATTATCTGATGGCCTATGTGGGTCTCTATCATACCGAGAACCTCGTCATTGTCGTGGAAATCGCCGCAGGATTCATGATGACCATCGTGGCATCGGTGCTCCAGGTGAAGGTCCGTAAGATCTACTACCGTTCCGTTCCGTCCGACAGAGGGGCTCCGGCCGATGAAATTCAGTGA
- a CDS encoding transposase IS4 family: protein MTPYDVKVKGTFAEPPKKEKLPPRKPTSEEQRANNLAPVEFSRESASVGNWIPLFRKELAEMNSGKVGRPYSFCDSMIFWIISLQTLIKGTYRTAAGLAAAILEGHGMKAPSYSRLFERSAEILDRLLSENGGTYILRAGSNVIGRPRNVGIDSSGFNLSNTCLWRKEKWGTGPKRRGWLKLHVLSDVDTGEVIAFAVTDKTVGDSPLMIPLLDAAVAAGHRIGTVYADGAYSSAENFDHVCGRLGSRFVTSFKVNTKPVNGGSRYRGEATRLWCSMPYAEWVEKSGYGRRWKSECGFSDVKRLFGESIHAFTMKGAVRKLLMKTETFSRYKEQRAILLSGCLASS from the coding sequence ATGACCCCCTACGATGTGAAGGTTAAGGGCACATTCGCCGAACCGCCTAAGAAAGAGAAGCTTCCGCCGAGGAAACCGACTTCCGAGGAACAGCGGGCGAACAACCTCGCCCCGGTCGAATTCTCCAGGGAATCGGCTTCGGTCGGAAACTGGATCCCGCTGTTCCGGAAGGAACTGGCGGAGATGAACTCGGGGAAGGTCGGGAGACCTTATTCTTTCTGTGATTCGATGATTTTCTGGATCATCTCCCTCCAGACACTGATCAAGGGCACGTACCGTACGGCCGCCGGCTTGGCGGCGGCCATACTGGAGGGCCACGGCATGAAGGCACCTTCGTATTCCAGACTCTTCGAACGTTCTGCGGAAATACTGGACAGGCTTCTTTCAGAGAATGGCGGAACGTACATCCTCAGGGCAGGAAGCAACGTCATCGGCCGCCCGCGCAACGTAGGCATAGATTCTTCCGGATTCAACCTCTCGAACACCTGTCTCTGGAGGAAGGAGAAATGGGGGACTGGTCCGAAACGCAGGGGATGGCTGAAACTCCATGTGCTGTCCGATGTGGATACGGGAGAAGTCATCGCGTTCGCGGTGACGGACAAGACCGTGGGCGATTCGCCGCTGATGATCCCCCTGCTGGATGCGGCGGTGGCCGCAGGCCACCGTATCGGCACTGTGTATGCCGACGGGGCATACAGCTCGGCGGAGAACTTCGATCACGTCTGCGGAAGACTCGGGTCAAGATTCGTCACCAGCTTCAAAGTGAACACGAAGCCTGTGAACGGCGGTTCTCGTTACAGAGGAGAGGCGACCAGACTCTGGTGCAGCATGCCATATGCGGAATGGGTTGAGAAAAGCGGTTACGGACGCCGTTGGAAATCGGAATGCGGATTCAGCGACGTGAAACGTCTCTTCGGAGAGTCGATACATGCGTTCACGATGAAAGGGGCTGTCCGCAAGCTGCTGATGAAGACGGAGACATTCAGCCGGTACAAGGAACAGAGGGCGATTCTGCTGAGCGGATGCCTGGCATCATCCTGA
- a CDS encoding peptidase M50 family (6 TMHs) codes for MNTTELILLILVIIYIPLWFIVWKHPAALRHGFEKYGPAIKINTRLGLAFIDRFGRYKRFWHWCGVFAQVVSFLLMVMMVFIMAVAVYRMPQTLTNGGLGLEYVLAIPGLNPLLPLWYGLLALIVALVCHELAHGLQSRANDIGVEHTGLLYAVVPLGAFVEPKQEDVEKAPRRAQIDLFTAGITTNFVIAAVSFLLFSGVMLGGISSPYGDNAAVYTEVADSPAYSAGIPAGALILDINGEPFSYTEDYTVTSYTWSPGELVSVHYRTADTESTVTMPWGLYVSKTVSGSPADTILDKKILSSITTASGTYKFYTQQAFSNFMGTTHPGDTVTLNYTDLTGSPLTSTEVKLGTSGSIGYLGVYTTTSGMNLITPNMLKSTSANPFYGADSITDYATGMLSYIAHPFSGLDPIPDSVRWWYGDQMFGFWEICKIFYWLFWLNLMLGVTNALPAYPFDGGYVFRGWVDALYEKLGHRDKEERERRADEITRNVSTLMIFLYVLLIVAILI; via the coding sequence ATGAACACGACGGAACTTATCCTTCTGATTCTCGTCATAATCTACATTCCCCTTTGGTTCATCGTATGGAAACATCCTGCGGCCCTCCGCCACGGGTTCGAGAAATACGGTCCGGCCATCAAGATAAACACCCGCCTGGGTCTTGCATTCATAGACCGTTTCGGAAGGTACAAACGCTTCTGGCACTGGTGCGGGGTGTTCGCTCAGGTCGTATCATTCCTGCTGATGGTCATGATGGTCTTCATCATGGCCGTGGCAGTCTACAGGATGCCTCAGACCCTTACCAACGGAGGCCTCGGACTGGAATACGTTCTTGCCATTCCCGGTCTGAATCCTCTGCTCCCGCTCTGGTACGGTCTTCTGGCACTTATCGTCGCATTGGTGTGCCACGAGCTTGCCCACGGCCTTCAGAGCCGTGCCAACGACATCGGTGTGGAGCATACCGGTCTGCTCTATGCAGTGGTTCCCTTGGGAGCATTCGTGGAACCCAAGCAGGAGGATGTGGAGAAGGCTCCCCGCCGGGCTCAGATAGATCTGTTCACCGCAGGTATAACCACCAACTTCGTCATCGCGGCAGTCTCGTTCCTTCTGTTCTCCGGCGTTATGCTCGGAGGTATATCCTCCCCATACGGAGATAACGCAGCGGTCTACACCGAGGTTGCTGATTCTCCCGCATATTCGGCCGGCATTCCTGCCGGAGCACTTATTTTGGATATCAACGGAGAACCTTTCTCCTACACCGAGGATTACACTGTTACCTCATACACCTGGAGCCCCGGAGAACTGGTCAGCGTACATTACCGTACGGCTGATACTGAATCCACGGTCACCATGCCTTGGGGTCTCTACGTATCGAAGACGGTCAGCGGTTCCCCGGCAGACACAATACTGGACAAGAAGATTCTCTCTTCCATTACTACTGCATCTGGCACTTACAAGTTCTATACCCAGCAGGCCTTCTCCAATTTCATGGGAACCACCCATCCTGGTGACACGGTAACTCTCAATTACACCGATCTTACAGGCTCTCCGCTCACCAGCACAGAGGTGAAACTGGGAACCTCAGGAAGCATCGGATATCTTGGAGTATATACGACAACCTCCGGAATGAACTTGATTACCCCCAACATGCTGAAAAGCACTTCTGCCAACCCGTTCTACGGTGCTGATAGCATCACCGACTACGCCACCGGTATGCTCAGCTACATAGCACATCCGTTCAGCGGTCTCGACCCCATCCCCGACAGCGTACGCTGGTGGTACGGGGACCAGATGTTCGGGTTCTGGGAGATATGCAAAATCTTCTACTGGCTCTTCTGGCTCAACCTGATGCTGGGTGTGACCAATGCCCTGCCTGCTTATCCGTTCGACGGAGGATACGTGTTCCGCGGATGGGTCGACGCGCTCTATGAGAAATTGGGTCACAGGGACAAGGAAGAAAGGGAGAGACGTGCGGATGAGATAACCCGCAACGTTTCGACCCTGATGATATTCCTCTATGTCCTGCTGATCGTTGCGATACTGATCTGA
- a CDS encoding methanogeneis marker protein 2 — protein sequence MELQTIIESIRNFPGVTRKSKIHEVVDLLPTDAFPRVAAAEGEDAAAIEMGDSYVLFATDGIMESLVQSDPYMAGYFAVLVNVNDIAAMGGRATAMVDVVSMSDNRICGMLLRGMEEGVRRFGVPIVGGHTHPDCNYHAIDISIIGEVKKECLIRSCSAKPGDDIVFVMDLDGHYPDNIPYAWLTTLDKDPKLVKRQMEAAAIVADEKLAHAGKDMSNPGSVGTLGMLLEASEMGAEVDLNKIPVPKDCTDFIRWLLCYQGCGFVYTCPHENSERIIEIFRKVKCEGAVVGKVNESKKLELTYNGEKGTLFDFSSDIITGCKPKQHLSSKVLH from the coding sequence ATGGAACTCCAGACCATAATCGAATCTATCAGGAACTTCCCGGGTGTCACCAGGAAGAGCAAGATCCATGAAGTGGTGGACCTCCTGCCCACCGATGCCTTCCCCCGCGTCGCCGCGGCAGAGGGAGAGGATGCGGCAGCCATCGAGATGGGGGACAGCTACGTCCTCTTCGCCACCGACGGTATCATGGAATCCCTGGTTCAGTCCGACCCCTACATGGCAGGATACTTCGCGGTCCTTGTGAACGTGAACGACATCGCAGCCATGGGAGGACGCGCCACCGCCATGGTGGATGTGGTCTCCATGTCCGATAACCGCATCTGCGGCATGCTCCTGAGAGGTATGGAAGAAGGAGTCCGGAGGTTCGGAGTCCCCATCGTCGGTGGACATACCCACCCCGACTGCAACTATCACGCCATCGACATATCCATCATCGGTGAAGTCAAGAAAGAATGCCTCATCCGCAGCTGCTCCGCCAAACCCGGAGACGACATCGTTTTCGTCATGGATCTCGACGGCCATTATCCCGACAACATCCCTTACGCATGGCTCACCACCCTCGACAAGGATCCCAAGCTCGTGAAACGTCAGATGGAGGCCGCCGCCATTGTCGCGGACGAGAAGCTGGCACATGCGGGAAAGGACATGAGCAACCCCGGTTCTGTTGGTACTCTCGGAATGCTTTTAGAAGCCTCCGAGATGGGTGCCGAGGTCGATCTCAACAAGATCCCCGTACCCAAGGACTGCACAGATTTCATCAGGTGGCTCCTCTGCTATCAGGGATGCGGATTCGTCTACACATGTCCCCACGAGAACTCCGAACGCATCATCGAGATCTTCAGGAAGGTCAAGTGCGAGGGTGCGGTGGTCGGTAAGGTCAACGAATCGAAGAAGCTCGAACTCACCTACAACGGCGAGAAGGGCACTCTCTTCGACTTCTCCAGCGATATCATCACCGGATGCAAGCCGAAACAGCACCTGTCCTCCAAAGTGCTTCACTGA
- a CDS encoding signal transduction histidine kinase, with translation MIPVWKKYGIGMVMLLGLLFIYSIYLLTINRLGDFDTLAVTKMALAVCGMGLCVMLILTFLLDTKIDLGAIFFLVMIIADFFALMTNLIDASFIGSSSYAWLITISQYANPALIYSIMLFSWMYIAYISGPRGRMSMRFDAIISVIFAFGMALLFVNIFTGYLFTVTKDALLVYGPLKWLLMVPTVSMVVVGIFGTYALVRGKRKKLALAVLIMAPVTSMLLDLYFSPVGTTNEIFCLALLIIYGNFYVGRSQELILKEAELMEQRAKILISQIQPHFLYNSLTSIMNIKGNPPATREAISEFGLYLRGNMDSLKKSGPVMLRDELDHVETFIILQKLEWGDKLGYKLDIKVKDILVPAQTLQILVAYCIDYGLKPSDGGTIYVNSWIAGSNYVITVGHDGKRFDTSALDQDDSTYPGEMTFNRISNRLADLVGGKIEMFRRDGGGNLFRILIPIPRKTHTRPSYQER, from the coding sequence ATGATACCGGTGTGGAAGAAATACGGCATTGGAATGGTCATGCTCCTCGGCCTTCTGTTCATTTATTCGATATATCTCCTTACCATAAACCGCTTAGGCGATTTCGATACCCTGGCGGTGACCAAGATGGCTCTTGCCGTCTGCGGTATGGGATTATGCGTAATGCTCATTCTGACCTTCTTGCTCGATACCAAGATCGACCTCGGAGCGATATTCTTCCTCGTGATGATCATAGCCGATTTCTTCGCACTGATGACCAATCTAATCGATGCTTCGTTCATCGGGAGCAGTTCGTATGCCTGGCTCATCACGATTTCGCAGTATGCAAACCCTGCGCTCATCTACAGTATTATGCTGTTCTCATGGATGTATATCGCTTATATCAGCGGACCCCGGGGAAGGATGAGTATGAGGTTTGATGCGATAATCTCCGTGATCTTCGCATTCGGAATGGCGCTACTCTTCGTCAATATCTTCACCGGATACCTATTCACCGTCACCAAGGATGCTCTCCTGGTCTACGGACCTTTGAAGTGGCTGCTGATGGTGCCTACCGTATCAATGGTGGTGGTAGGTATATTCGGTACATACGCACTCGTCCGCGGCAAGCGTAAGAAACTGGCATTGGCCGTCCTCATAATGGCGCCGGTCACATCGATGCTGCTGGACCTCTATTTCAGTCCTGTAGGAACCACCAACGAGATATTCTGTCTCGCACTGCTCATCATCTACGGTAATTTCTACGTGGGTAGGAGCCAGGAACTCATCCTGAAGGAAGCGGAGCTCATGGAGCAGAGGGCGAAGATCCTCATCTCTCAGATCCAGCCCCACTTCCTGTATAACTCCCTGACCTCTATCATGAACATCAAGGGAAACCCCCCAGCTACCCGTGAGGCCATCTCGGAATTCGGGCTGTATCTCAGAGGAAACATGGATTCCCTGAAGAAGAGCGGACCCGTCATGCTCCGTGATGAACTCGACCACGTGGAGACGTTCATCATCCTGCAGAAACTGGAGTGGGGGGACAAACTCGGATACAAGCTGGACATCAAGGTCAAAGATATCCTTGTTCCTGCCCAGACCCTCCAGATTCTTGTCGCTTACTGCATAGATTACGGACTGAAGCCTTCGGACGGCGGCACCATCTATGTGAATTCCTGGATTGCAGGCTCCAATTATGTGATAACAGTCGGTCATGACGGCAAGAGGTTCGACACCTCCGCTCTGGATCAAGATGACTCGACATACCCGGGGGAGATGACATTCAACAGAATCAGCAACCGTCTTGCCGACCTGGTCGGCGGTAAAATCGAGATGTTCCGCAGGGACGGAGGCGGTAATCTGTTCCGTATCCTCATCCCGATTCCCAGGAAGACCCATACACGTCCATCTTATCAGGAGAGATGA
- a CDS encoding transcriptional regulator LytR family, with the protein MRILAVDDEEDALDVLVTAIGECEKDAEINAFNSPTEALKFATENPPDIAFLDVRMPGMSGLDLAKKLKAINVRVNIVFSTGYSEYAPDAFSLHASGYITKPISTRLVRRELENLRNPVETTDKRIFVRTFGNFELFVDGETLHFSRKLAKELLAYLVDRKGSAVTRRELCSVLLQDDAFTRKSQDYLTKVVKELQKTLEEAHAESIVNLDRSEYSVIPDNFSCDAYDYLKGLPNAFNNFYGEYMTQYPWAEKSIQQFYR; encoded by the coding sequence ATGAGAATACTTGCAGTAGATGATGAGGAAGATGCCCTCGATGTCCTTGTGACCGCGATCGGCGAATGCGAGAAGGATGCGGAGATCAATGCATTCAACTCTCCTACGGAGGCGCTGAAGTTCGCCACAGAGAACCCTCCGGACATCGCGTTCCTCGACGTCCGTATGCCCGGCATGTCCGGACTTGATTTAGCTAAGAAACTCAAAGCAATCAACGTCCGCGTGAACATCGTCTTCTCCACCGGTTACTCCGAATACGCACCCGACGCGTTCTCGCTGCATGCCAGCGGATACATCACGAAACCCATCTCGACACGTCTTGTCAGAAGGGAGCTGGAGAATCTCCGTAACCCCGTCGAGACCACCGACAAGCGCATCTTCGTCCGCACCTTCGGAAACTTCGAACTATTCGTCGACGGCGAGACCCTGCACTTCTCGAGGAAACTCGCGAAGGAGCTCCTTGCATATCTTGTGGACCGCAAAGGATCTGCCGTCACCAGGAGGGAACTGTGCAGCGTGCTTCTCCAGGATGATGCGTTCACCAGGAAGTCCCAGGACTATCTCACCAAGGTCGTCAAGGAACTCCAGAAGACCCTGGAGGAGGCCCATGCGGAAAGCATCGTCAACCTTGACAGGAGCGAATACTCCGTCATCCCCGACAACTTCAGCTGCGATGCATACGACTACCTCAAAGGCCTGCCGAACGCGTTCAACAACTTCTACGGCGAATACATGACCCAGTATCCCTGGGCCGAGAAATCCATTCAGCAGTTCTACAGGTGA
- a CDS encoding transcriptional regulator LytS family — protein sequence MVKVTDWSKVGYISMAVLALMLIVTSRQYADAIYSVRPYYVVVNQSMDIFGMAVCILLFITILFDHRINVGTIYFMAFITLESMLLFWDFESWMVDGNPNQVVLNNIINYYNYGFVLLVLVTFWLYVKHLADTRDSWMRGIEIVHYTILLLGLCIILTNPWTSAVFTIDPETGLYARADTYWISLIAPICMIGLNTIAVYRYVKGSKKKIGLYSYALMPIAGALVQYFFYGIGVIYIAMLFSLILIYGNFYVEKGQEITRKNAEITERKVSMMIAHIQPEVLTRTLESIKNIEGNPPETVSAIEHFSNYMRGNLKTLGQIETVPFATEMKHVRTYVDLEKLRFKEKLNVRYDIRDTSFQIPALTLQMLVENAIKHGVTVKEGGGTVEIATRLTAQGHVITISDDGVGFDVSKPLNEDDRSHIGLANVKQRLEEMSNGKLSIRSEIGRGTMVKITIPRTSMGGGEMR from the coding sequence ATGGTCAAGGTTACGGACTGGAGCAAGGTGGGATACATCTCCATGGCGGTCCTCGCCCTGATGCTCATCGTGACCAGCAGACAGTACGCTGATGCGATCTATTCGGTCAGACCGTACTACGTCGTGGTCAACCAATCGATGGATATTTTCGGGATGGCGGTCTGTATCCTCCTGTTCATAACCATCCTTTTCGATCACCGCATCAATGTCGGTACCATCTATTTCATGGCGTTCATCACCCTCGAGAGCATGCTGCTCTTCTGGGATTTCGAGAGCTGGATGGTCGACGGAAACCCGAACCAGGTCGTTCTCAACAACATCATCAACTATTACAACTACGGATTCGTCCTGCTGGTCCTGGTCACGTTCTGGCTTTACGTGAAGCACCTGGCAGATACACGGGATAGCTGGATGAGGGGTATCGAGATCGTCCATTATACGATCCTGCTCCTAGGATTGTGCATAATCCTCACCAACCCTTGGACCTCGGCCGTGTTCACGATAGACCCTGAGACAGGACTCTATGCACGCGCCGACACCTACTGGATATCGTTGATCGCCCCTATCTGCATGATAGGGCTCAACACCATAGCCGTTTACCGTTATGTAAAGGGATCCAAGAAGAAGATCGGACTGTACAGTTACGCGCTCATGCCTATCGCAGGTGCCCTGGTCCAGTACTTCTTCTACGGTATCGGGGTCATTTACATCGCAATGCTGTTCTCTCTGATTCTCATTTACGGAAACTTCTACGTGGAGAAAGGTCAGGAGATCACCAGGAAGAATGCGGAAATCACCGAGAGGAAGGTCTCCATGATGATCGCCCATATCCAGCCCGAGGTCCTGACCCGCACCCTGGAATCCATCAAGAACATAGAGGGTAACCCGCCGGAGACCGTGTCCGCCATCGAACACTTCTCCAACTACATGCGCGGAAACCTCAAGACCCTAGGTCAGATCGAAACGGTTCCGTTCGCCACCGAGATGAAACATGTGAGGACCTACGTCGACCTGGAGAAGCTCAGATTCAAGGAAAAATTAAACGTGCGTTATGACATCAGGGATACGTCGTTCCAAATACCCGCACTCACCCTGCAGATGCTCGTGGAGAACGCCATCAAGCACGGTGTGACTGTTAAAGAGGGCGGAGGCACGGTGGAGATTGCGACCCGCCTCACCGCACAGGGACATGTCATAACGATATCGGATGACGGGGTCGGTTTCGATGTATCCAAACCTCTGAACGAGGATGACAGGAGCCACATCGGACTGGCGAACGTGAAACAGCGCCTGGAAGAGATGTCCAACGGAAAACTGTCCATCCGGAGCGAGATCGGCCGTGGCACGATGGTAAAGATAACCATCCCCAGAACCTCAATGGGGGGGGGGGAGATGAGATAA
- a CDS encoding TPR repeat-containing protein, producing MSCPETFDEAQRNVYERAEGGDAEAMFLLASFYHNGDNVPVSESEAFAWCRKAAEAGSVNAMNNLGSLYGSGIGVKQSFEEAVRWFAKAADLGMADAQYNLAVMYNRGLGVEQDSVKGAELLCKAAQQGHEPAMDELARMYRSVQK from the coding sequence ATGAGCTGCCCGGAAACCTTCGATGAGGCCCAGAGGAACGTGTACGAGCGTGCCGAGGGCGGGGATGCCGAGGCTATGTTCCTTCTCGCCTCCTTCTACCACAACGGAGACAACGTCCCTGTGTCGGAGAGCGAGGCATTCGCGTGGTGCCGGAAGGCCGCTGAGGCGGGAAGCGTCAATGCTATGAACAATCTCGGTTCTCTCTACGGCAGCGGAATCGGAGTCAAACAATCCTTCGAGGAGGCTGTCCGCTGGTTCGCAAAAGCAGCCGATCTGGGTATGGCGGATGCACAGTACAATCTGGCAGTCATGTACAACCGCGGACTCGGTGTGGAACAGGATTCAGTGAAGGGTGCGGAACTGCTCTGCAAGGCAGCGCAGCAGGGCCACGAACCCGCCATGGATGAGCTCGCCCGGATGTACCGCAGCGTTCAGAAATGA
- a CDS encoding TPR repeat-containing protein, whose product MEETVIYYSGRNIRNLVRLADRDDDADAMFELGYRYYFGYGVRHNIAKALLWFYNAAIRGDADGCYMMGTMLSCGEGVELDDEEAVYWFLQAADLGHLDSMNELGIMFAEGYGVEQDMEAAREWWQKAADAGSEEAKENLERSA is encoded by the coding sequence ATGGAAGAAACCGTGATCTACTACTCGGGAAGGAACATCCGCAACCTCGTGAGGCTGGCGGACAGGGATGACGACGCAGACGCCATGTTCGAGCTGGGCTACCGCTACTATTTCGGATACGGTGTCAGGCACAATATCGCCAAGGCACTTCTCTGGTTCTACAATGCCGCCATCCGCGGGGATGCGGACGGCTGCTACATGATGGGCACCATGCTCTCCTGCGGAGAAGGCGTGGAACTCGATGATGAGGAAGCAGTCTACTGGTTCCTCCAGGCTGCCGATCTGGGACACCTCGATTCCATGAACGAACTCGGTATCATGTTCGCAGAGGGATACGGGGTCGAACAGGACATGGAAGCCGCCAGGGAATGGTGGCAGAAAGCCGCCGATGCCGGTTCCGAAGAGGCCAAGGAGAATCTCGAGCGTTCCGCCTGA
- a CDS encoding isochorismatase hydrolase, with protein sequence MQRDYIYGEKAALVVVDPQRKFSLPTEDWEQVRDKVVPEINRYAKLFREHGLPVIFIAFQGPAHIPYPGADGDEWLQGIETAPTDIVVKKENMSCFKQTDLEEILKERKVDHVFLAGMLAEYCVTATYFSAIERSIGSVVLPSALIAYKPEGLEAVKVLLNWTPDDVLMAYLEGRQGPPPEIM encoded by the coding sequence ATGCAGCGCGATTACATCTACGGGGAGAAGGCCGCTCTGGTCGTAGTGGATCCACAGCGCAAATTCTCTCTGCCTACCGAAGATTGGGAACAGGTCCGTGACAAGGTCGTTCCGGAGATCAACCGTTATGCCAAACTCTTCAGGGAGCATGGACTGCCGGTGATCTTCATTGCCTTCCAGGGTCCCGCCCACATCCCCTATCCGGGTGCCGATGGTGACGAATGGCTCCAGGGCATCGAGACCGCTCCTACCGACATCGTAGTCAAGAAGGAGAACATGAGCTGTTTCAAACAGACCGATTTGGAGGAGATTCTCAAGGAACGGAAGGTCGACCATGTCTTCCTCGCAGGAATGCTGGCAGAATACTGTGTCACTGCTACCTATTTCTCCGCTATCGAGCGCAGCATCGGTTCTGTTGTACTGCCTTCGGCACTCATCGCGTACAAGCCCGAGGGTCTGGAAGCCGTCAAGGTCCTGCTCAACTGGACTCCCGATGATGTCCTGATGGCATATCTCGAAGGCCGGCAGGGTCCGCCGCCCGAGATCATGTGA